The following coding sequences lie in one Phycicoccus duodecadis genomic window:
- a CDS encoding EcsC family protein, whose product MGILDRGRHDKNALKDARSALERAGDAPEDDGVLGRQVLKVVEGLLDLGIDGKGTFAPAAKVADDALRSAGGDVDAAIDAVIRSHTIKAGAEGFVTSLGGFVTLPVSLPANVIAFYALATRMTAAIARLRGHDIAQPQVRTAVLLSLAGADADDLLRKAGRAVPTGGITNLVAQRLPGPAEMVVKKAVGFRVIATAGKGTFARFGRAVPVLGGAVGAGVDVWMLRSIAQNARKEFPPADRLVGPA is encoded by the coding sequence GTGGGCATTCTCGACCGGGGTCGCCACGACAAGAACGCCCTCAAGGACGCCCGCAGCGCCCTCGAGCGCGCCGGCGACGCCCCCGAGGACGACGGTGTGCTCGGCCGTCAGGTGCTCAAGGTCGTCGAGGGGCTCCTCGACCTCGGCATCGACGGCAAGGGCACCTTCGCCCCGGCCGCCAAGGTCGCCGACGACGCGCTGCGCTCGGCGGGTGGCGACGTCGACGCCGCGATCGACGCCGTCATCCGCTCGCACACCATCAAGGCGGGTGCCGAGGGCTTCGTCACCAGCCTCGGCGGCTTCGTCACCCTCCCGGTCTCGCTCCCCGCGAACGTCATCGCGTTCTACGCCCTGGCCACCCGGATGACCGCCGCCATCGCCCGCCTGCGGGGCCACGACATCGCCCAGCCGCAGGTGCGCACCGCCGTCCTGCTCAGCCTGGCCGGGGCGGACGCCGACGACCTGCTGCGCAAGGCCGGCCGGGCCGTGCCCACCGGCGGTATCACCAACCTCGTCGCCCAGCGCCTGCCCGGGCCGGCCGAGATGGTCGTCAAGAAGGCCGTGGGCTTCCGCGTCATCGCCACTGCCGGCAAGGGCACCTTCGCGCGCTTCGGGCGGGCCGTCCCCGTGCTCGGTGGCGCGGTGGGGGCCGGCGTCGACGTCTGGATGCTGCGCTCGATCGCCCAGAACGCCCGCAAGGAGTTCCCCCCGGCCGACCGGCTGGTCGGCCCGGCCTGA
- a CDS encoding DNA polymerase, which translates to MLGADVAVLVAGPGRPGARPAAVLHDGRVRTGVAAALVEVVAEVEAAHRPRWVWWSADAAREAVAAGVHLSRAWDATEAHRLLHGGWDAPPALVWALARGLPAAGVPTAPAGDLFDLVSAPDLPPDHELVDRAGYLRADHARWLEDPAHLEPWAHAVLTVARAQLDAATGVSARLSATVVSESAAALLCVELERDGLPLDRARTEQLVAGAAGPRAATDADEARARTARDALVLRHVPGREHTDLRNPAQVKELLAAVGVDVPSTRKWVLEAYREVHPVVPALLAWRRDERIATTYGYRWLDACVGADDRLRGRWTACDGAAGRMTAENGLHNLPAVLRPGVAAGPGYRFVRADLGQVEPRVLAVVSGDAAFAAATRADDLYAPVAQRLGVERPVAKIAVLAAMYGQRSGAAGEALAGLEAAYPVAMSLLDRAYASGRRGEPLRTYGGRLVPTGRFLAAQPPGSDPALDAARGRFARNAVIQGSAAELFKAWAATVRATTRDLGGGIVLCLHDELLLHVPEGASEEAARRVDAALVDAARRWSGGAPVRFVADTSVIARWSDAKD; encoded by the coding sequence GTGCTCGGAGCCGATGTCGCGGTGCTCGTGGCGGGCCCCGGGCGCCCCGGGGCCCGGCCGGCCGCCGTGCTCCACGACGGCCGCGTGCGCACCGGGGTCGCCGCCGCGCTGGTCGAGGTCGTCGCCGAGGTCGAGGCCGCCCACCGTCCCCGGTGGGTGTGGTGGTCGGCCGACGCCGCCCGCGAGGCCGTCGCGGCCGGGGTGCACCTGTCCCGTGCCTGGGACGCCACCGAGGCCCACCGTCTCCTGCACGGCGGATGGGATGCCCCGCCCGCGCTGGTGTGGGCCCTGGCCCGGGGGCTCCCGGCCGCAGGGGTGCCCACCGCGCCCGCGGGCGACCTGTTCGACCTCGTGTCGGCGCCCGACCTGCCGCCCGACCACGAGCTGGTCGACCGGGCGGGCTACCTGCGCGCCGACCACGCCCGCTGGCTCGAGGACCCCGCCCATCTCGAGCCGTGGGCCCACGCCGTCCTCACCGTGGCACGGGCCCAGCTCGACGCCGCCACGGGCGTCTCGGCCCGGCTGTCCGCGACCGTCGTCTCGGAGTCGGCGGCCGCGCTGCTGTGCGTCGAGCTCGAGCGCGACGGCCTCCCCCTCGACCGGGCCCGCACCGAGCAGCTCGTCGCCGGAGCCGCCGGCCCCCGAGCGGCCACCGACGCCGACGAGGCCCGGGCCCGTACCGCTCGCGACGCCCTGGTGCTGCGCCACGTGCCGGGCCGCGAGCACACCGACCTGCGCAACCCCGCCCAGGTCAAGGAGCTGCTGGCGGCCGTCGGGGTCGACGTGCCCTCGACCCGCAAGTGGGTGCTCGAGGCCTACCGCGAGGTGCACCCGGTCGTGCCGGCCCTGCTCGCCTGGCGGCGCGACGAGCGGATCGCCACCACCTACGGCTACCGCTGGCTCGACGCCTGCGTCGGCGCCGACGACCGGCTGCGGGGGCGCTGGACCGCCTGCGACGGCGCCGCGGGGCGGATGACGGCCGAGAACGGGCTGCACAACCTGCCGGCCGTGCTGCGTCCCGGGGTGGCCGCCGGCCCGGGGTACCGCTTCGTGCGGGCCGACCTCGGGCAGGTCGAGCCCCGCGTGCTGGCGGTGGTCTCCGGGGATGCCGCGTTCGCCGCCGCCACCCGCGCCGACGACCTCTACGCCCCCGTCGCGCAGCGTCTCGGCGTCGAGCGGCCGGTGGCCAAGATCGCGGTCCTGGCGGCGATGTACGGCCAGCGCAGCGGGGCCGCGGGCGAGGCCCTGGCCGGCCTCGAGGCGGCCTACCCGGTGGCCATGTCGCTGCTCGACCGCGCGTACGCGAGCGGGCGGCGAGGCGAGCCGCTGCGCACCTACGGTGGCCGGCTCGTCCCCACCGGGCGCTTCCTGGCCGCGCAGCCACCGGGGTCCGACCCCGCCCTCGACGCCGCGCGCGGGCGGTTCGCGCGCAACGCCGTCATCCAGGGCTCGGCCGCCGAGCTCTTCAAGGCCTGGGCCGCCACGGTGCGCGCCACGACCCGCGACCTCGGCGGCGGCATCGTGCTCTGCCTGCACGACGAGCTGCTGCTGCACGTGCCCGAGGGAGCCTCCGAGGAGGCCGCCCGGCGGGTCGACGCCGCCCTGGTCGACGCCGCGCGCCGCTGGTCGGGCGGGGCGCCGGTCCGCTTCGTCGCCGACACCTCGGTCATCGCGCGGTGGTCGGACGCCAAGGACTGA
- the hrpA gene encoding ATP-dependent RNA helicase HrpA: MPAPPTTALAPAELHYPEHLPVVTRRDDILAAIRDHQVVVIAGETGSGKTTQLPKMCLELGRGGDGRQIGHTQPRRIAARSVAERIAEEMHVELGALVGYQVRFGDHSGDATRVKVMTDGILLSEMQRDRDLRRYDTIVIDEAHERSLNIDFILGYLKQLLPRRPDLKVIVTSATIDPDRFARHFGTDERGEVVREVPVIEVSGRTYPVDVRYRPLVELDADGRDVVEERDQVTGVVEAVEELWTEAPPSPDATDILVFFSGEREIRDAADALNALKLPNTEVLPLFARLSSAEQHRVFTRSGGRRIVLATNVAETSLTVPGIGYVVDTGTARISRYSQRTKVQRLPIEPVSRASAAQRAGRCGRVAPGVCIRLYSEEDFDSRDEFTEPEIQRTSLASVILQMTALGLGDIARFPFVDPPDARQIADGVRLLEELGAFATDDGAPGRHRGRGRRLTATGRTLARMPLDPRLARMVVEAGRLGCTREVLVLVAALSIQDPRERPVDKEAQADQQHARFKDERSDFASLLALWRYLKEQQKELSHSAFRRLCKNEYLHYLRIREWQDLHAQLRRAARSSRIDPDLATSAKDAEPDWDTIHQALLAGLLSHVGVRDEVKRDYLGARGARFGISPGSSLFRRRPEFVMAAELVETSRLWARTVAVIDPEWAEAAGSHVVTRTVSEPRWSKKAGAAVATERVTLYGVPLVTDRTIQYARIDPEAAREIFVRSALVEGDWDPRHEFWAKNLRTLARVAELEERARRRDIVVDDEVVHAFYDARIPPDVVSERHFDRWWRGERRRRPDLLTLTEDDLTSDAGEAVSAADYPRTWRQGDLELDVTYQFAPGQAADGVTVHVPVTVLNRVTPEGFDWQVPGLRDELAVALIRSLPKATRRHFVPAPDHAMAALRAADPARGSLVEELARVLHERTGVRLDPAEFDLARVPGHLRITFSVERPGGRVVATGKDLEALREQAGGAVREGMSRAGASIERTGLTTWDVGTVPETFQGRVAGQAVVGYPALVDEGATVALRVLPDPGSAAAAHRLGVRRLLLLGTTAPWKRVLGRLSNAQKLALADNPHGSVPALLQDCLDAAVDDLAAEHVTGAVRTQEAFDAALAAVRSHAATRVLTVVEAVEPVLALAAQVRRTLATLEAGAAAASTAATRADVAAQLEGLVRPGFVAATGLRRLRDLERYLRAAQHRLERAATNPREPVLQEQVDAVESAYADLLDALPPSRRRAPEVADLAWMVEELRVGLFAQALGTAHPVSEKRVRRAIDAVER, translated from the coding sequence ATGCCCGCTCCGCCCACCACCGCGCTCGCGCCGGCGGAGCTGCACTATCCCGAGCACCTCCCGGTCGTCACCCGGCGCGACGACATCCTGGCCGCCATCCGCGACCACCAGGTCGTCGTCATCGCGGGCGAGACCGGCTCGGGCAAGACCACCCAGCTGCCGAAGATGTGCCTCGAGCTCGGCCGGGGCGGCGACGGGCGGCAGATCGGGCACACCCAGCCGCGCCGCATCGCCGCCCGCTCGGTGGCCGAGCGCATCGCCGAGGAGATGCACGTCGAGCTCGGTGCCCTCGTGGGCTACCAGGTGCGCTTCGGCGACCACAGCGGCGACGCCACCCGGGTCAAGGTGATGACCGACGGCATCCTGCTCTCGGAGATGCAGCGCGACCGCGACCTGCGCCGCTACGACACGATCGTCATCGACGAGGCCCACGAGCGCAGCCTCAACATCGACTTCATCCTGGGCTACCTCAAGCAGCTGCTGCCGCGCCGGCCCGACCTGAAGGTCATCGTCACCTCCGCCACGATCGACCCCGACCGCTTCGCCCGCCACTTCGGCACCGACGAGCGCGGCGAGGTGGTGCGGGAGGTGCCGGTGATCGAGGTCAGCGGGCGCACCTACCCGGTCGACGTGCGCTACCGCCCGCTGGTCGAGCTCGACGCCGACGGGCGCGACGTCGTCGAGGAGCGCGACCAGGTGACCGGGGTGGTCGAGGCCGTCGAGGAGCTGTGGACCGAGGCCCCGCCCAGCCCCGACGCCACCGACATCCTGGTGTTCTTCTCGGGCGAGCGCGAGATCCGTGACGCGGCCGACGCCCTCAACGCCCTGAAGCTGCCGAACACCGAGGTGCTCCCCCTCTTCGCCCGGCTGTCGTCGGCCGAGCAGCATCGGGTCTTCACCCGCTCCGGCGGGCGCCGCATCGTGCTCGCCACCAACGTGGCCGAGACCTCGCTGACGGTGCCGGGCATCGGGTACGTCGTCGACACCGGCACCGCGCGGATCAGCCGGTACAGCCAGCGCACCAAGGTCCAGCGGCTGCCGATCGAGCCGGTCAGCCGGGCCAGCGCCGCCCAGCGCGCGGGCCGCTGCGGCCGCGTGGCGCCGGGGGTCTGCATCCGGCTGTACTCCGAGGAGGACTTCGACAGCCGCGACGAGTTCACCGAGCCCGAGATCCAGCGCACCTCGCTGGCGTCGGTGATCCTCCAGATGACCGCGCTGGGGCTGGGCGACATCGCGCGGTTCCCGTTCGTCGACCCGCCGGACGCCCGCCAGATCGCCGACGGCGTGCGCCTCCTCGAGGAGCTCGGCGCGTTCGCCACCGACGACGGTGCGCCCGGCCGGCACCGGGGGCGGGGGCGGCGGCTGACCGCCACCGGTCGCACCCTGGCCCGGATGCCGCTCGACCCCCGCCTGGCCCGGATGGTCGTCGAGGCCGGCCGGCTCGGCTGCACCCGCGAGGTGCTGGTCCTGGTGGCGGCCCTGTCGATCCAGGACCCGCGCGAGCGGCCGGTCGACAAGGAGGCCCAGGCCGACCAGCAGCACGCCCGCTTCAAGGACGAGCGCTCGGACTTCGCGTCACTGCTGGCCCTGTGGCGCTACCTCAAGGAGCAGCAGAAAGAACTGTCGCACAGCGCCTTCCGCCGCCTCTGCAAGAACGAGTACCTGCACTACCTGCGCATCCGCGAGTGGCAGGACCTGCACGCGCAGCTGCGCCGCGCGGCCCGCTCGTCCCGGATCGACCCCGACCTCGCCACCTCCGCGAAGGACGCCGAGCCCGACTGGGACACCATCCACCAGGCGCTGCTGGCCGGGCTCCTCTCGCACGTCGGGGTCCGCGACGAGGTCAAGCGCGACTACCTCGGTGCGCGCGGGGCGCGCTTCGGCATCAGCCCCGGCTCGTCATTGTTCCGGCGCCGCCCCGAGTTCGTGATGGCCGCCGAGCTCGTCGAGACCTCGCGGCTGTGGGCCCGCACCGTCGCGGTCATCGACCCGGAGTGGGCCGAGGCAGCCGGCTCGCACGTGGTGACCCGCACGGTCAGCGAGCCGCGGTGGAGCAAGAAGGCCGGGGCGGCCGTCGCCACCGAGCGGGTCACCCTCTACGGCGTGCCGCTCGTGACCGACCGCACCATCCAGTACGCGCGCATCGACCCCGAGGCGGCCCGCGAGATCTTCGTCCGCTCGGCGCTGGTCGAGGGCGACTGGGACCCGCGGCACGAGTTCTGGGCCAAGAACCTGCGCACCCTGGCCCGGGTCGCCGAGCTCGAGGAGCGCGCCCGCCGCCGCGACATCGTCGTCGACGACGAGGTGGTGCACGCCTTCTACGACGCGCGCATCCCGCCCGACGTGGTCAGCGAGCGGCACTTCGACCGCTGGTGGCGGGGTGAGCGGCGGCGCCGCCCCGACCTGCTGACGCTCACCGAGGACGACCTCACCTCCGACGCGGGGGAGGCGGTGTCGGCCGCCGACTACCCGCGCACCTGGCGTCAGGGCGACCTGGAGCTCGACGTCACGTACCAGTTCGCGCCCGGGCAGGCGGCCGACGGCGTCACCGTGCACGTCCCGGTCACCGTGCTGAACCGGGTGACCCCCGAGGGGTTCGACTGGCAGGTGCCGGGCCTGCGCGACGAGCTCGCCGTGGCTCTCATCCGTTCGCTGCCCAAGGCCACCCGGCGGCACTTCGTCCCGGCGCCCGACCACGCGATGGCCGCCCTGCGAGCCGCCGACCCCGCCCGCGGGAGCCTGGTCGAGGAGCTGGCGCGGGTCCTGCACGAGCGCACCGGCGTGCGGCTCGACCCGGCCGAGTTCGACCTCGCCCGGGTGCCGGGGCACCTGCGCATCACCTTCTCGGTCGAACGCCCCGGTGGCCGGGTGGTGGCCACCGGCAAGGACCTCGAGGCGCTGCGCGAGCAGGCCGGGGGAGCGGTCCGCGAGGGGATGTCGCGCGCCGGCGCCTCGATCGAGCGCACCGGCCTCACCACCTGGGACGTCGGCACCGTGCCCGAGACCTTCCAGGGCCGCGTCGCCGGACAGGCGGTGGTCGGCTACCCCGCGCTGGTCGACGAGGGTGCCACCGTCGCGCTGCGGGTGCTGCCCGACCCCGGCTCGGCCGCCGCCGCCCACCGGCTGGGCGTGCGGCGCCTCCTGCTGCTCGGCACGACCGCCCCGTGGAAGCGCGTCCTGGGCCGACTGAGCAACGCCCAGAAGCTGGCCCTCGCCGACAACCCGCACGGCTCGGTGCCGGCGCTGCTCCAGGACTGCCTCGACGCCGCCGTCGACGACCTCGCGGCCGAGCACGTCACCGGCGCGGTGCGCACCCAGGAGGCCTTCGACGCCGCCCTGGCCGCGGTGCGCTCCCACGCCGCCACCCGGGTGCTCACCGTGGTCGAGGCCGTCGAGCCGGTGCTCGCCCTGGCCGCGCAGGTGCGCCGCACCCTCGCGACCCTCGAGGCCGGCGCCGCGGCGGCCTCCACCGCGGCGACCCGCGCCGACGTCGCCGCCCAGCTCGAGGGGCTGGTGCGGCCCGGCTTCGTCGCGGCCACCGGGCTGCGGCGGCTGCGCGACCTCGAGCGCTACCTGCGCGCCGCCCAGCACCGCCTCGAGCGGGCCGCCACCAACCCGCGCGAGCCGGTGCTCCAGGAGCAGGTCGACGCGGTCGAGTCCGCGTACGCCGACCTCCTCGACGCCCTGCCCCCCTCGCGGCGCCGCGCCCCCGAGGTCGCCGACCTGGCCTGGATGGTCGAGGAGCTGCGGGTCGGGCTCTTCGCGCAGGCACTCGGCACCGCGCATCCGGTCTCGGAGAAGCGGGTGCGCCGGGCCATCGACGCCGTCGAGCGGTAG
- a CDS encoding PAC2 family protein translates to MQNPTDLYRLETDADLGTPRPGVLIVLLGGFIDAGQIQQTLGDHLLENGDAEVVASFDVDQLLDYRGRRPAMVFDTNRWLEYEDPSMLLHRLTDRDGQTYYLLTGPEPDFQWERVVEAVRELSARLDISMVVTTHGIPMGVPHTRPVGMTAHATDPALVGESASPFGRVQVPASFGALLELRLGESGQDALGFAIHVPHYLANAEWAEGALAALNAITDATGLNLPNDDLVTRARANQQAIASEVAGSDEARQVITALEQQYDAFVEGQQRPSLLATEASQLPSAEELGAEFEDFLRGVSDDED, encoded by the coding sequence GTGCAGAACCCGACCGACCTCTACCGCCTCGAGACCGACGCCGACCTGGGCACCCCCCGTCCCGGCGTCCTCATCGTCCTGCTCGGCGGCTTCATCGACGCCGGGCAGATCCAGCAGACCCTCGGTGACCACCTCCTCGAGAACGGCGACGCCGAGGTCGTGGCGTCCTTCGACGTCGACCAGCTGCTCGACTACCGCGGCCGCCGCCCGGCCATGGTCTTCGACACCAACCGCTGGCTCGAGTACGAGGACCCCTCGATGCTCCTGCACCGGCTCACCGACCGCGACGGGCAGACGTACTACCTGCTCACCGGCCCCGAGCCCGACTTCCAGTGGGAGCGCGTCGTGGAGGCCGTCCGCGAGCTGTCCGCCCGCCTCGACATCAGCATGGTCGTCACGACCCACGGCATCCCGATGGGCGTGCCGCACACCCGCCCGGTGGGGATGACCGCCCACGCCACCGACCCCGCCCTGGTGGGCGAGTCGGCCTCGCCCTTCGGCCGGGTGCAGGTGCCGGCGTCGTTCGGTGCGCTGCTCGAGCTGCGGCTCGGCGAGTCGGGCCAGGACGCCCTGGGCTTCGCCATCCACGTCCCGCACTACCTCGCCAACGCCGAGTGGGCCGAGGGGGCGCTGGCCGCGCTGAACGCGATCACCGACGCCACCGGGCTGAACCTGCCCAACGACGACCTCGTCACCCGCGCCCGGGCGAACCAGCAGGCCATCGCCTCGGAGGTCGCGGGCAGCGACGAGGCCCGGCAGGTCATCACCGCCCTCGAGCAGCAGTACGACGCGTTCGTCGAGGGCCAGCAGCGCCCCAGCCTGCTCGCCACGGAGGCCTCGCAGCTGCCGTCGGCCGAAGAGCTCGGCGCCGAGTTCGAGGACTTCCTGCGCGGCGTCAGCGACGACGAGGACTGA
- a CDS encoding YkvA family protein, with protein sequence MARARTLAYVGALGRAVRTATRPGGPSIGERAGALPRMVAAIRSGEYTGTSMVKLGLVVAGAAYVVSPVDLLPEGILGVLGLADDAMVLGWVATTVVEETERFLEWERTVGRGPDGGSTVPSDVVG encoded by the coding sequence ATGGCCCGTGCCCGCACCCTCGCCTACGTCGGAGCCCTCGGGCGTGCCGTCCGCACCGCGACCCGCCCCGGCGGCCCCTCGATCGGCGAGCGCGCCGGCGCCCTGCCCCGGATGGTCGCGGCCATCCGCAGTGGCGAGTACACCGGCACCTCGATGGTCAAGCTCGGGCTCGTCGTCGCCGGCGCCGCCTACGTGGTCTCGCCGGTCGACCTGCTCCCCGAGGGCATCCTCGGAGTCCTGGGCCTGGCCGACGACGCCATGGTCCTGGGCTGGGTGGCGACCACGGTGGTCGAGGAGACCGAGCGGTTCCTCGAGTGGGAGCGCACGGTCGGTCGTGGCCCCGACGGCGGATCCACCGTGCCGTCCGACGTCGTGGGCTGA
- a CDS encoding DUF4192 domain-containing protein: MTAPIRLRDPGDVLATLPYQLGYHPRRSAVVVALQQGRIAGVVRCDLPPPDIPPGSFVGGVVQPLVREGMRRVLVLGYEDEPDESEPFLRALVEGLEREGVVVAEVYVMRDGRRYSPTCSGACCPLEGVPVPAAADVPAVADLVALGSAPLASREAVDRVVDPPPGTAWRAGGVRGGPRGSRQARRCGVRAWAALLGPTADGPRPVEGSAAWSNEVRVAAGALADIQLRDALIAWMAPGLLPRHELDPPVVALLERMMPRWAGAGSWRADSGDPGEQRRMLDLLLGVCRGVPDDRPGEAAAVCTTAAQVAWSLGDGALARAALDRAVRLEPGYRLAVLLGRMVDAGLRPAARRLTAVPEERAG; this comes from the coding sequence ATGACAGCTCCGATCCGCCTCCGTGACCCCGGCGACGTGCTCGCCACCCTCCCGTACCAGCTCGGCTACCACCCGCGGCGCAGCGCCGTCGTCGTGGCGCTGCAGCAGGGCCGCATCGCCGGCGTCGTGCGGTGCGACCTGCCCCCGCCCGACATCCCGCCCGGGTCCTTCGTCGGCGGTGTCGTGCAGCCCCTGGTGCGCGAAGGGATGCGTCGGGTGCTGGTCCTCGGGTACGAGGACGAGCCCGACGAGTCCGAGCCCTTCCTGCGCGCGCTCGTCGAGGGGCTCGAACGCGAAGGGGTCGTCGTGGCCGAGGTGTACGTCATGCGCGACGGGCGCCGGTACTCGCCGACGTGCAGCGGTGCCTGCTGCCCGCTCGAGGGGGTCCCGGTGCCCGCTGCCGCCGACGTCCCTGCCGTGGCCGACCTCGTCGCCCTGGGGTCGGCGCCGCTGGCCAGCCGCGAGGCCGTCGACCGCGTCGTCGACCCGCCGCCCGGCACGGCGTGGCGGGCCGGGGGAGTGCGCGGCGGCCCGCGGGGGTCGCGGCAGGCCCGTCGGTGCGGGGTCCGCGCGTGGGCCGCGCTGCTGGGCCCCACGGCCGACGGTCCGCGGCCGGTCGAGGGGAGCGCGGCGTGGTCGAACGAGGTGCGGGTCGCCGCCGGGGCGCTGGCCGACATCCAGCTGCGCGACGCCCTCATCGCCTGGATGGCCCCGGGGCTGCTGCCCCGGCACGAGCTCGACCCGCCCGTGGTCGCCCTCCTCGAGCGGATGATGCCGCGGTGGGCGGGCGCAGGGTCCTGGCGCGCCGACAGCGGCGACCCGGGGGAGCAGCGCCGGATGCTCGACCTGCTGCTCGGGGTGTGCCGCGGCGTGCCCGACGACCGCCCGGGCGAGGCCGCCGCGGTCTGCACGACCGCCGCCCAGGTGGCGTGGTCGCTCGGCGACGGAGCCCTGGCCCGGGCCGCGCTCGACCGCGCGGTGCGGCTCGAGCCCGGGTACCGCCTCGCGGTGCTGCTGGGCCGGATGGTCGACGCCGGCCTGCGCCCGGCGGCTCGGCGCCTCACGGCCGTACCGGAGGAGCGGGCCGGGTGA
- a CDS encoding bifunctional o-acetylhomoserine/o-acetylserine sulfhydrylase: MSDPSQWGFETRQVHAGQQPDTATGARALPIYQTTSFVFNDTAHAENLFALREFGNIYTRIMNPTQDAVEQRIAALEGGVGALLVASGQAATTLGLLNLAEAGDHIVSSAALYGGTVNLLKHTFAKLGIEVTFVEDHTDPQAWRAAVRPNTKAFFGETIANPKAEVLDIEAVAAVAHEAGVPLVVDNTIATPYLVRPLEWGADVVIHSATKYLGGHGTSIAGVIVDGGTFDYTRDPERFPSYNTPDESYHGLRFGPDLGVGSPFGANLSYILKARVQLLRDLGAAVSPFNAFLIAQGVETLSLRVERHIANARRVAEYLEAHPQVEVVRWASLDSSPGKALADKYAPRGAGAVLAFEIRGGVEAGRRFVEGLSLHSHVANIGDVRSLAIHPASTTHSQGADETRLAAGVTPGLVRLAVGIETIDDILADLDAGFAAALGGGTGDASDIAPELVGSDA, translated from the coding sequence ATGTCCGACCCGTCCCAGTGGGGCTTCGAGACCCGCCAGGTCCACGCCGGCCAGCAGCCCGACACCGCCACCGGTGCCCGAGCCCTGCCGATCTACCAGACGACCTCGTTCGTCTTCAACGACACCGCCCACGCCGAGAACCTGTTCGCGCTCAGGGAGTTCGGCAACATCTACACGCGCATCATGAACCCGACCCAGGACGCCGTCGAGCAGCGCATCGCCGCGCTCGAGGGTGGCGTCGGGGCGCTGCTGGTGGCGTCCGGCCAGGCCGCCACGACGCTCGGCCTGCTCAACCTCGCCGAGGCCGGCGACCACATCGTCTCCAGCGCAGCCCTCTACGGCGGCACGGTCAACCTGCTGAAGCACACCTTCGCCAAGCTGGGCATCGAGGTCACCTTCGTCGAGGACCACACCGACCCGCAGGCCTGGCGGGCGGCGGTGCGCCCCAACACCAAGGCCTTCTTCGGCGAGACGATCGCCAACCCCAAGGCCGAGGTGCTCGACATCGAGGCCGTGGCGGCGGTGGCGCACGAGGCCGGGGTGCCGCTGGTGGTCGACAACACCATCGCGACGCCCTACCTGGTCCGCCCGCTCGAGTGGGGCGCCGACGTGGTCATCCACTCGGCCACCAAGTACCTCGGCGGGCACGGCACCTCGATCGCCGGTGTGATCGTCGACGGAGGGACCTTCGACTACACCCGGGACCCCGAGCGCTTCCCGAGCTACAACACCCCCGACGAGAGCTACCACGGGCTGCGCTTCGGCCCCGACCTCGGTGTGGGCAGCCCCTTCGGCGCGAACCTGTCCTACATCCTCAAGGCGCGCGTGCAGCTGCTGCGCGACCTCGGCGCGGCGGTCAGCCCGTTCAACGCCTTCCTCATCGCGCAGGGTGTCGAGACCCTGAGCCTCCGCGTCGAGCGGCACATCGCCAACGCGCGCCGGGTGGCCGAGTACCTCGAGGCGCATCCGCAGGTCGAGGTCGTGCGCTGGGCCTCGCTGGACTCCAGCCCGGGCAAGGCCCTCGCCGACAAGTACGCCCCGCGCGGGGCGGGCGCGGTGCTGGCCTTCGAGATCCGCGGCGGCGTCGAGGCCGGGCGCCGGTTCGTCGAGGGCCTGTCGCTGCACAGCCACGTCGCCAACATCGGTGACGTGCGCTCGCTCGCCATCCACCCGGCGTCGACCACGCACAGCCAGGGCGCGGACGAGACCCGCCTCGCCGCCGGTGTCACGCCCGGGCTGGTGCGCCTCGCGGTCGGCATCGAGACCATCGACGACATCCTGGCCGACCTCGACGCCGGCTTCGCCGCGGCCCTCGGGGGTGGCACCGGGGACGCCAGCGACATCGCACCCGAGCTGGTCGGGTCCGACGCCTGA